A single window of Marinitoga litoralis DNA harbors:
- a CDS encoding transposase, producing SLRKQTIERVFADLKEKHAMRWTTLRGHERVTNEAYMVYTAMNIKKMAMWLWKKVKGKGKLSIFSPILHYFMKKFIKILKNFQYFSKKYPILGYTGMGFVYNLNNI from the coding sequence ATTCACTGAGAAAACAAACAATAGAAAGAGTATTTGCAGACTTAAAAGAAAAACATGCAATGAGATGGACAACATTAAGAGGTCACGAAAGAGTGACCAATGAAGCATATATGGTATATACAGCAATGAATATCAAAAAAATGGCCATGTGGTTATGGAAGAAAGTAAAAGGGAAGGGAAAATTGTCTATTTTTTCTCCAATATTGCATTATTTTATGAAAAAATTCATAAAAATACTTAAAAATTTCCAATATTTCTCAAAAAAATACCCCATCCTTGGCTATACCGGGATGGGGTTTGTCTACAATCTGAACAATATCTGA